In one window of Cupriavidus necator N-1 DNA:
- a CDS encoding phosphotransferase yields the protein MTSNVSHFEGTRPVADQQRFDTDALEAWMRQHVEGFAGPLTVEQFKGGQSNPTFKLVTPGQTYVMRAKPGPKSKLLPSAHAIEREYRVMAALAGSDVPVARMYALCEDESVIGRAFYIMEFVAGRVLWDQSLPGMSTAERSAIYDEMNRVIAALHTVDYNAIGLGDYGKPGNYFQRQIERWTKQYKLSETESIPSMDALMDWLPQHIPQEDADLTSIVHGDYRLDNLMFHPTEPRVLAVLDWELSTLGHPMADFSYHCMSWHIAPGQFRGIAGVDFAALGIPDEASYRRLYEQRTGRPITGDWNFYLAFSMFRIAGILQGIMKRVVDGTASSAQALDAGKRARPMAEMGWQYAQKAKG from the coding sequence ATGACGAGCAACGTATCGCACTTCGAGGGCACGCGCCCGGTGGCGGACCAGCAGCGCTTCGACACCGACGCGCTGGAAGCCTGGATGCGCCAGCACGTGGAGGGCTTTGCCGGCCCGCTGACCGTGGAGCAGTTCAAGGGCGGCCAGTCCAACCCGACCTTCAAGCTGGTCACGCCGGGCCAGACCTACGTGATGCGCGCCAAGCCCGGCCCCAAGAGCAAGCTGCTGCCTTCGGCGCACGCGATCGAGCGCGAGTACCGCGTGATGGCCGCGCTGGCCGGCAGCGACGTGCCGGTGGCGCGCATGTACGCGCTGTGCGAGGACGAGTCCGTGATCGGCCGCGCCTTCTACATCATGGAGTTCGTCGCCGGCCGCGTGCTGTGGGACCAGTCGCTGCCGGGCATGAGCACCGCCGAGCGCAGCGCCATCTACGACGAGATGAACCGCGTCATCGCCGCGCTGCACACGGTCGACTACAACGCCATCGGCCTGGGCGACTACGGCAAGCCCGGCAACTACTTCCAGCGCCAGATCGAGCGCTGGACCAAGCAGTACAAGCTGTCCGAGACCGAATCGATCCCGTCGATGGACGCGCTGATGGACTGGCTGCCGCAGCATATCCCGCAGGAAGACGCCGACCTGACCTCGATCGTGCATGGCGACTACCGGCTGGACAACCTGATGTTCCACCCGACCGAGCCGCGCGTGCTGGCGGTGCTGGACTGGGAACTGTCCACGCTGGGCCACCCGATGGCGGACTTCAGCTATCACTGCATGAGCTGGCATATCGCCCCGGGCCAGTTCCGCGGCATTGCAGGCGTGGACTTCGCCGCACTGGGCATCCCCGACGAAGCCAGCTACCGCCGCCTGTACGAGCAGCGCACCGGCCGCCCGATCACCGGCGACTGGAACTTCTACCTGGCCTTCAGCATGTTCCGCATCGCCGGCATCCTGCAGGGGATCATGAAGCGCGTGGTGGACGGTACCGCGTCGTCGGCGCAGGCGCTGGACGCGGGCAAGCGCGCGCGGCCGATGGCGGAGATGGGGTGGCAGTACGCGCAGAAGGCGAAGGGCTGA
- a CDS encoding histidine phosphatase family protein, with protein sequence MELPPSSRRRIYLMRHGAVSYFDEAGRPALPEMVPLNETGRMQATAAGRAFAAEQIRFDRVIVSGLPRTVETAERVLAELPGMDDVVPEVWPALQEIRGGDLSTIADHDLRDAFVGAFEGEVPEDKRFLNGETIGQFLDRVLPALERLRADPDWDTALMVLHGGTNRAILSQAITCGRRVFFGSLLQTAGCINVLDMGDDPLDWVVRMTNYSPPTPVHSGTRHTTMEVLLHQYLRGRQPQG encoded by the coding sequence ATGGAATTGCCGCCGTCCTCGCGTCGCCGCATCTACCTGATGCGGCATGGTGCCGTTTCATATTTTGACGAGGCCGGGCGCCCTGCCCTGCCCGAGATGGTGCCCCTGAACGAGACCGGCCGCATGCAGGCCACCGCCGCCGGGCGCGCCTTTGCCGCCGAACAGATTCGCTTCGACCGCGTCATCGTCAGCGGCCTGCCGCGCACCGTCGAGACGGCTGAGCGCGTGCTGGCCGAACTGCCCGGGATGGACGACGTGGTGCCGGAAGTCTGGCCCGCGCTGCAGGAAATCCGTGGCGGCGACCTGTCCACCATCGCCGACCACGACCTGCGCGACGCCTTCGTCGGCGCCTTCGAGGGCGAAGTCCCCGAAGACAAGCGCTTCCTCAACGGCGAGACCATCGGCCAGTTCCTCGACCGCGTGCTGCCCGCGCTGGAGCGCCTGCGCGCCGATCCCGACTGGGACACCGCGCTGATGGTGCTGCATGGCGGCACCAACCGCGCCATCCTGTCGCAGGCCATCACCTGCGGGCGGCGCGTGTTCTTCGGCTCGCTGCTGCAGACCGCGGGCTGCATCAATGTGCTCGACATGGGCGACGATCCGCTCGACTGGGTGGTGCGCATGACCAACTACTCGCCGCCCACGCCCGTTCACAGCGGCACGCGCCACACCACCATGGAAGTGCTGCTGCACCAGTATTTGCGCGGACGCCAGCCGCAGGGCTGA
- a CDS encoding oxepin-CoA hydrolase, alternative type encodes MPAQLLSHRVDSTLVLTISNPEARNALHPDIYAASQQALDQAAADDSVRAVIITGADGIFCAGGNLNRLLGNRSQPQEVQAASIALLNGWVESLHAFPKPIIAAVEGAAAGAGFSVVLACDFVVAASNAKFVMAYVSVGLTPDGGGSYEIARALPRPLASELMMEGKPVDAARLAQFGLVNRVTEPGQALDEALRLAAGLARQSPHAVGRIKDLINHAATASRAEHLLAERDSFVAALHHPDGGEGISAFLEKRKPQYR; translated from the coding sequence ATGCCCGCACAGTTGCTTTCCCACCGCGTCGATTCGACGCTGGTGCTGACCATCTCGAACCCCGAGGCACGCAATGCGCTGCACCCGGACATCTACGCGGCCTCGCAGCAGGCGCTGGATCAGGCTGCGGCCGATGACTCGGTGCGCGCAGTCATCATCACCGGCGCCGACGGCATTTTCTGCGCCGGCGGCAACCTGAACCGGCTGCTCGGCAACCGCAGCCAGCCGCAGGAGGTGCAGGCCGCCAGCATCGCCCTGCTGAACGGCTGGGTCGAGTCGCTGCACGCCTTTCCCAAGCCGATCATCGCGGCGGTGGAAGGCGCGGCCGCGGGCGCGGGCTTCTCGGTGGTGCTGGCGTGCGACTTTGTAGTGGCGGCCAGCAATGCCAAGTTCGTGATGGCCTATGTTTCCGTGGGGCTCACGCCCGACGGCGGCGGTTCGTACGAGATCGCACGCGCGCTGCCGCGCCCGCTGGCCAGCGAACTGATGATGGAAGGCAAGCCGGTGGACGCGGCGCGGCTGGCGCAGTTCGGGCTGGTCAACCGCGTCACCGAGCCGGGCCAGGCCCTGGACGAGGCCCTGCGCCTGGCCGCCGGCCTTGCCCGCCAGTCGCCGCACGCCGTGGGCCGCATCAAGGATCTGATCAACCACGCGGCCACCGCATCGCGCGCCGAACACCTGCTGGCCGAGCGCGACAGCTTCGTCGCCGCGCTGCATCACCCCGACGGCGGCGAAGGCATCAGCGCCTTCCTGGAAAAGCGCAAGCCGCAGTACCGCTGA
- a CDS encoding 3-hydroxyacyl-CoA dehydrogenase translates to MSTFTIDTLGIVGTGAMGRGIAQIAAQAGLTVNLYDTNPQAVAAARQYLQDTLAKLADKGKISAADAEATLARVKPCGTLEDLAGCDMVLEAIVEKLEVKRDLIAKLEAVLREDAVIASNTSSLSITAIAVGARHPGRIAGYHFFNPVPLMKVVEVIDGLSGNPAVGDALMALSRRMGHTPVRCKDMPGFIVNHAGRGMNIEGLKVAQEGVAGFSDIDNIMREQAGFRMGPFELMDLTGLDVSHPVMESIYNQFYQEPRYRPSPITAIRAVGGLIGRKAGAGFYSYADGQKKVPAAAAVPGARPSSVWVSHASERGHAMVSKLLGALGVTPEGGNKPSADALIIVTPLGLDATTSALQQGLDPARTVAIDTLLPFEATKRRTLMTTPATSAAARDAAHGLFGSDGVPVTVIRDSAGFVAQRVLCCIINIASDIAQQRIATPSDIDLAVNLGLGYPKGPLALGDAVGPQLVLETLRNMEALTGDMRYRPSPWLWRRAGLGLSLLAEEQ, encoded by the coding sequence ATGAGCACTTTCACCATCGATACGCTGGGTATCGTCGGCACCGGCGCCATGGGCCGGGGCATCGCGCAGATCGCCGCGCAGGCGGGCCTGACCGTCAACCTGTACGACACCAACCCGCAAGCGGTGGCCGCCGCGCGCCAGTACCTGCAGGACACGCTGGCCAAGCTCGCCGACAAGGGCAAGATCAGCGCTGCCGACGCCGAGGCCACGCTGGCCCGCGTCAAGCCCTGCGGCACGCTGGAAGACCTGGCCGGCTGCGACATGGTGCTGGAAGCCATCGTCGAGAAACTGGAAGTCAAGCGCGACCTGATCGCCAAGCTCGAAGCGGTCCTGCGTGAAGACGCCGTCATTGCCTCCAACACGTCGTCGCTGTCGATCACTGCCATCGCAGTCGGCGCCAGGCACCCGGGCCGTATCGCCGGCTACCACTTCTTCAACCCGGTGCCGCTGATGAAGGTGGTCGAGGTCATCGACGGCCTGTCGGGCAACCCCGCGGTGGGCGACGCGCTGATGGCATTGTCGCGCCGCATGGGCCATACGCCGGTGCGCTGCAAGGACATGCCGGGCTTTATCGTCAACCATGCCGGCCGCGGTATGAATATCGAAGGCCTGAAAGTCGCGCAGGAAGGCGTGGCCGGGTTTTCCGACATCGACAACATCATGCGCGAGCAGGCCGGCTTCCGCATGGGGCCGTTCGAGCTGATGGACCTGACCGGGCTGGACGTGTCGCACCCGGTGATGGAATCGATCTACAACCAGTTCTACCAGGAACCGCGCTACCGCCCCTCGCCGATCACCGCGATCCGCGCGGTCGGCGGGCTGATCGGCCGCAAGGCGGGTGCTGGTTTCTATTCGTACGCCGATGGCCAGAAGAAAGTGCCGGCCGCTGCCGCGGTGCCGGGCGCGCGCCCGTCGAGCGTGTGGGTCAGCCACGCCAGCGAGCGCGGCCACGCCATGGTGAGCAAGCTGCTGGGCGCGCTGGGCGTGACCCCGGAAGGCGGCAACAAGCCGTCGGCCGATGCGCTGATCATCGTCACCCCGCTCGGCCTGGACGCCACCACCAGCGCGCTGCAACAGGGCCTGGACCCGGCCCGCACCGTCGCCATCGACACGCTGCTGCCGTTCGAGGCCACCAAGCGCCGCACGCTGATGACCACGCCGGCCACCAGCGCCGCCGCCCGTGATGCCGCGCACGGCCTGTTTGGCAGCGACGGCGTGCCGGTCACGGTGATCCGCGACTCGGCCGGCTTCGTCGCGCAGCGCGTGCTCTGCTGCATCATCAATATCGCCAGCGATATCGCGCAGCAACGCATCGCCACGCCGTCGGACATCGACCTCGCCGTCAACCTGGGCCTGGGCTATCCCAAGGGCCCGCTGGCGCTGGGCGATGCGGTCGGCCCGCAACTGGTGCTGGAGACGCTGCGCAACATGGAAGCGCTCACCGGCGACATGCGCTACCGCCCGAGCCCGTGGCTGTGGCGCCGTGCCGGCCTGGGCCTGTCGCTGCTGGCCGAAGAGCAGTAA
- a CDS encoding glutathione S-transferase has protein sequence MLKLCGFAASNYYNKVKLALLEKNVPFEEVLAWIGQTDPAATPAGKVPYIITESGPLCESEAIVDYVEAAYPQTPLLPGDPYQAAKVREIVVFMELYLELTARELYPEAFFGGKVSDGVKERQHKLLTRYVPAFAKLAKFSPYIAGDTFTLADCAAAAHLPLVSSCTKIIYGTDLLADLPVKDYLKTLSARESVQKVNADRKANLELMASRSNK, from the coding sequence ATGCTGAAGCTCTGCGGTTTTGCCGCCAGCAACTACTACAACAAAGTGAAGCTGGCGCTGCTGGAAAAGAACGTGCCGTTCGAAGAGGTGCTGGCCTGGATCGGCCAGACCGACCCGGCAGCCACGCCCGCGGGCAAGGTGCCCTACATCATCACCGAATCCGGCCCGCTGTGCGAGTCCGAAGCCATCGTCGACTACGTAGAGGCGGCCTATCCGCAGACGCCGCTGCTGCCGGGCGACCCGTACCAGGCCGCCAAGGTGCGCGAGATCGTCGTCTTCATGGAACTGTACCTGGAGCTGACCGCGCGCGAACTGTACCCCGAGGCATTCTTCGGCGGCAAGGTCAGCGATGGCGTCAAGGAACGCCAGCACAAGCTGCTGACGCGCTATGTCCCCGCCTTCGCCAAGCTGGCGAAGTTCTCGCCGTATATCGCCGGCGACACCTTCACGCTGGCCGACTGCGCCGCCGCGGCGCACCTGCCGCTGGTGTCGTCGTGCACCAAGATCATCTACGGCACCGATCTGCTGGCCGACCTGCCGGTCAAGGACTACCTGAAGACGCTGTCGGCGCGCGAATCGGTGCAGAAGGTCAATGCCGACCGCAAGGCCAATCTTGAGCTGATGGCGAGCCGCAGCAACAAGTAA